In Paludibacter propionicigenes WB4, the genomic window ACATACTGACTGGCATCGTTGTATATTTTAGCGGTTTTAGTAAGTTTTAATGTGAAAGGCTTATTTCCTCCGTTGAATGTTATAATACCACCTTTAGCAACAGCTTTAATGAATGTCTCCTCGGTTACACTTTCGGGTGTTCCTGTTCCTATTATTTGTGTCGGGTTTGATACGTCTTCCAGGCCGGCTTCAGCAGGTATGGGATAGTTACCATCCTGATTGCCAGCAGCAGGACCATCAGCAGGGTTTTGCAACGGATTCTGAAAATAAGCGTTTTGTCTGCTATCGTTGTCTTTACACTGGACAAAAAATAATAATGCGGCAGCAACTATAAAAGTCAGCCAATTCGAGTTTTGCGTAACAATTCTGATTCCATTTCTCATTATTTGAGGCATATGATATTTATGTATTAAACGGATAAATTCAGAAATCATTGCCAGCATTTTTTTTGAACTGTATGCTAAATGGTACGTCGGAGTATATTTATATATTTTCCTTACATTTATGTTGGTTTGAAGTGTTGGCGATTGCACCATAGCTCATCTGTTTTGAACTTTTATATGCGATTTATAGTCCTGTTTATGAGTTTTTTAATTTAGATTGAAGTTTTTTATAAAAAAGAAGCGAATATTCTGAAATAATATCAATTTGGCACGATAAATGTTGTGAAATAGACAACTCTAACTTCGATATATTAATCGCGATTTTCGTCATCAAAAACAGAACTTTAATTATGTTTTTTTGTTGTCAGAGTATAGTTATCAGAGAGTTTACACCCAATAATAAGAGAGATTATGGACACAAGAAAAGAATTGAAGATATTCAGGAAGCCAAGTATTGAATATCTTAAGAGAATGTATCGGAAAAGTATAACTTATATTTTCGACAAAGAGAGTTGGAAGTCGACTGATGATGACACTTATGGTGAATCTAAAATATTGTTGCATACCCGTAAATCGCTTAAGCGATTTGGTAATGAGATGAATATATTTAAAGCTCCGGTTATTGTGGGTCTTAAAATAATATATTATAAAAGCGTGTCACTGCTTTTTGATAATGACTGTCTTGAACCCCAAACGGCTATGGCTTCCGAAGATAATTACTTGTATAGAGATTTATCAAGTTCAGTAAATTCCCAAGATTTAAACGAGAAAGAGCTGAAAATATTTAAATATCCTAATATTGAGAATTTGAAATCTTTATATTCAAAAAGTATCGGTAGATTGTAAAAGTTAGTTACTACATGAATTTTGATGAAAAACAGGTGAGCACATTTATGCCATCTGTTTTTTTTGTGCCTTAATCAACCTGTAGAGTCACTGATATGATACCTTACATTCTTATTACTCAAACCTCCGGCAATCATTGTTGGAGGTTTTTTTATTTTCTATCTCGTGTTGTTTATTCAGGATTTATGTTCATTCCCTTACAGTATGACCATTGGACTGTGGTTAAGCCATTACTTCGTAAAAATACCGGGATGCTATCATAACGCAGATATATGGCCTTATGATATAGCTATTTTTAATAGTATAATCATTCTTTCCTGTCAAATAATTTACACTATTTTAAGTCTTTGAATCTAAAATTTCCATCCTTTAAAGTTATAGAAGTTTAAAATCAGGAATAATATTGCCAAAAAACGCAAAAATAGTTAATCTGAATTATACTTTTTCTCAATAACTCTCCGTTTGTTGGATGTGCAAATAAATAATTATTCTGATTTGCTGTAATAATATATTGGAAAAATTCCAGTTTATACAGCATGCGAATTGAAAATACGTTAGAATAACCTACTCTAATTTGTATTACTGATCTGTTTTTATGCTGTTTATGCCTAATATCTTGCATTTATTCTGCTTTACCAAATTCTGCTTTCTCTTTATTCTACTGAGTTAGTCGGAATTTAAACTACAAAGACAATAGAAATTACTACAAACACCTATTTATCAATAGATTATAGGTTTATTTGTATTTTTGAACTATGAAAATTGAAAACATAGCACTCTGCTTGAAATTTTTAAAAATACACAGTGTTAATCACAATCTTTATACGAGATAATGATTTTCAAAGCAATAGTTCATAACCATATTTATCCGTACACAAGTACATTGAATTGAAAGAAAAATGAAAAGAACATACAAACAAGTTGTCCTAATTACAACGTTGATATTCATAACTCACATACTTTCCTTTGGTCAGGGAACCAGATACACGGGTCCTTATACACCTTCAGGCCCGATTGTTTGGAATGGTGTGGATAATAAGATTATTAGTGGGTTAAGTTTTACGAAGCTAAATCAGGATAATATCCAATTGTGGGAATGTTCTAATATCACAATTAAGAATTGTAAGTTTTCAAAATCCGCTTACAAAGCCATTACGGCTGAGAATGCTAAGAATTTATTGATAGAAGATTGTGTATTTGATTCGGTAGCCGATGGTGTGTTAGTTAATAGCCACAATGGAAATCCTTTTAATGGAGGTACATGTTCCGGTGTTAAAGTGACTCATAATTATTTTAAAAATATTATAGGAGGTTGGCCCGGACATCATGCTGTACAGTTTGCAGGAGTTAATGGCGGTGGAGGTAATCAAGTAAACTATAATAGTTTTGAAAGTATACATCTTCAATCGCATGTCGATGACATTGTAAGTCTTTTTAAATCATACGGATCTGTCAATGACTCGATTCAGATTATTGGTAATTGGTTTAGAGGTGGAGATTATAATGCTGAGAACCACACTGGAGGAGCTATAACGGTTGGTGATAATGGGGGGGCTTACGTTCTTGTCAAAAACAATATACTTGTTAATGTTGTAGGAGGAGGTATCGGAAATGCAGGTGGTAGTAATATTGTCTTTGAAAATAATATCTTATTTCAGGATCGTGCAACGGCAAATCCGGCTAATCAAACTGCTGGTTTAATTATGTACAATTTTGATGAGGGGAAAATTGACTGTTCCTCTAATACAATAAGAAATAATAGAGTTTATTACTCTACAACTAACGGAAATCTATTGAATATTCAAGCGAATAGCAATTGTGGCCCTATTGCCGGGCTTGAAACAAATATTTCTGACCCCACATTGAGTGCATCAATTCTACCTCAGAATATCGCTAAGGCTAAAGGTATTACTACAGAAACAGAACCGGTGGTAGTCCCAACCAATACACTTTACAAGATATATCCTAATCCAGTTTTTGGAAAATCGATAGTTATAACTTTTGAGAATCCTGGAAACGAGAAAATATCTATCTATAATTTGAATGGACAAATGATTGTCGACCAATCAATAAGTAGTAATAGAACAGAGATTAATACGAGTAATCTTATTGCAGGTATTTATTTGTTGAAAATTTCAAAAGATAATAAAACCTTGGAAGTAAGAAAAATAAGAGTCGGATAATCCATCTTTTTTTCTTGCAACATCCAACCCTTTCAAAATTTTCAATTTTGAAGGGGTTTTTTTATGTTGTGTTATATAATTTTTAAAAAGTTAGTATTAGACTATTAACCTGAAGAATAGAATATTCTGTAACTATCTTACTATTTATTGGTGTTTTTGTAGCAATAATTATATTCAGATTAAAACATTTTGTCCTTACTCTTGTTAACTCTAAAAAGAGCTATTCTACATCTCAATGCAAAATTTACAGTTAAATAGACTTGATGGACTATATTTTGTGATTTTTTTAAGATGTCTACATTTTTAATTTGTCACAGTTTATACGACTCAAAAATTTGAATTTATCAATAATCTAAGCTGTCTGTTGTCGGGGTGTTAAAGAATACTGAAAGATCATTGTTGATATTTCCTGGCTATTCACTTTTGTGTGTTAATGAAATAGTTTGTCATACATTATTACAGATGTAATAAACAATATATTTTTTCGTAACTTTATTCTAATTGGTTGATTCTATATGGGATTGACGAACATTTTTGCGTAAAATACGAGTTCTGAAATCTAATACAATCCTATTCAATCGATCATAATCGTAGAATAAAACATATTTGAAATATGCATAACGATAAACGTGGTTATTCTTTTGTGTATAATTTAATTTTAATTCAATAAAGTTATTTATTATGTGTTGCAAACAAACTAAAATTTTCGTGTATCTGTTTTTCAGCCTACTTTTCATGTATTCATGTGCGCCAGGAAAAGATATTGCTTACTTTCAAAAAGTAAATCCTACTTCAAAGAAATTTGGGAATACGCCAACGATTCCTACAGGCTTATATGAAGCAAAAATTAAACCGAAAGACTTACTTAGTATTACAGTTGTGAGTTCTGAGCCGGAGGCATCAAAAATGTATAATCTCATAATGCCTCAGGTAGAAAAAGCATCAACTCAGGCCGCCCTTTCCTCGCAACCAGTATTACAAACTTATGAGGTAGATAACAACGGAGAAATTGAATTCCCTGTATTAGGAAAAATAAAAGTTGTCGGACTCACCCGACATGAGTTAGAATCAATTCTGCATTCAAAACTATCAGCTGCATTTACAAAAGAATCTCCCATAATAACCATACGATTCACAAATTATTCAGTTAATGTATTAGGGGAAGTTCAGAGGCCAGGCAAATTTGAGACAAATAATGGGCGACTTACAATATTTGAAGGACTCGCATTAGCCGGTGATTTAACGATATACGGACGACGTGATAACGTAAAAGTGCTTAGAGAGAAGGCTGATGGTTCTAAAGAATATATTACGATAAATTTAAATGATAAAAATGTAATTTATTCACCTGCTTACTATTTAGAACAAAATGATGTGGTTTATGTAGAACCAAATAAATCAAGATCAAGATCTTCTAATTATGGTGCCGCGGAATCATTTGGAATTTCGTCCTTATCTGTTTTGCTTACGTTAACAAGTTTGGTGTTTACCGTCTTCAGTATCAAGCTATAATAAAAATAAAGTTGAATGTATTTGTATAAATACCATAAAGTCCATTATAAATAATTGAATATGAATAAGTACTCTGAGTCAGAAGAAGAATTTGAAAAACCAATAGATTTTGTTGGTATTTTCTTTAAATATTTGTCATACTGGAAATGGTTTGTAGTTAGCATAGCTTTATGTTTGATAGTGGCAATTGTTAAGTTGAAATTTACCCTGCCAAGTTATGAAGTTGATACTTCTATCTTGCTGAAAGATGATCAAAAAGGCGGAGGCCAACCAGAATTGAGTGCGTTTAAAGAATTAGGTCTTTATACGCAAAAGAATAATGTTGATAACGAGTTGGAAATACTAAAAACATCGACACTTGTTGAGCAGGTAGTTCGTGAACTGGACTTGTACATAAATTATACCGAGCGAGGTACTCTTCAATTAGCAAAAACTTTAGGTGTAGATCGTAAATACCCTCAGATTGGAAAATATGACCAACAAATATTATATGGTTCTGAATGCCCTATACTTCTTCGCTTGCCAGCTACTTTATTGGAAAACATAACTACTGGTTATGAGTTCGAAATTTTAGTCCACCCCTATGGTGAGTATGAATTTTCCGGCGTATATCAAGACAAAGAGTATAAAGTTAAAGCTTCAATTTCTGATAATCAGGTGATATTGCCATTTGGGAAAATTTATATATCACGTGGACAGTTTAGACCAACTGAAGATATGCTCATTGGTGTAAGTATTCAAAGCCCATCGAGCAAAGCTGCTGAAATGCTTGCGGGTCTAAAACTGGAGTTAACATCAAAAACAACCTCTGTAGTGGCTGTTACATTTACAACTTCGGATGTTCAACTAGGAAAAGATTTTTTAAAGAAATATATCGAAATCTATAACAGAAATGATGTAGATGAACAACTTGCTATGGCAAATAAAACTGCCCAGTTTATCGATGAGCGGCTTATGATCTTAAGTAAACAGCTGGGCGATGTTGAATCTCAAGCCGAGAATTATAAGCAGGTTCAGGGAATTACCGATATTCAGTCTCAAGGCAATATGTTTATTCAACAAACGGGTAGCATTGATCAGAAACGACTGGATATAGAATCTCAGTTAGCCATTGTTACTGACATAGATGACTATATGCACAAAAAGGAAAATAAATATCAACTGCTTCCTGCAAGTACAGGTATTCAGACTGCAGGTCTTAGTGAGCTGATAACCAATTACAACAGGCTATTGACTGAACGTAATCGCCTTTCGCGTATTGCCTCAAGCAGTAATCAGGCAATGATTGATTTGACTAATCAGATAGAATCTATGTTTAATACGGTGCAGGCAAGTGTACGAAATGAGAAAAATAATCTACAGATAATTCTTAGAGACTTGTTGTCAAAAAATCAGGAAACTGCCGCTCATATCAGGGCAATACCACGTCAGGAACGTCAGTATAATGAAATTAAACGTCAGCAAGGAGTGAAGGAAGGACTGTTCCTGTATATGCTTCAGAAAAAAGAAGAAAAATACATGAATATGTCTATAGTAGAGCCTATTGCTAAAATGATTGATAATGCAAATAGCACCGGAACTCCTGTTTCTCCAAGAAAATCAATAATTTTAGCTATTGCCTTATTTATAGGTCTTATAATTCCTATCGTGGTAATTAAAATAAAAGATATGCTTCGTTTCCAGATTGAAAACAAAGAAGAACTGGAAGAGCTTTCGATTGTTCCTATTTTAGGCCAAATTCCAAGAGTTGATGAAAAGGAGAATGTAATAATAAAAGAAAATAGCACCGATAGTTTTACAGAATTAGTTCGCCTTTTACGAACCAATCTATTATTTGTATTAGATAGTCCGGAAAAGAAAGTGATTAATATAGTCTCTAGTGTTAGTGGAGAAGGTAAAACATTTGTGACGATTAATCTGGCAGTTAGTCTGGCTCTGCTTGATAAGAAAGTATTGATTATAGGATTGGATATCCGCAAACCAAAGTTGGCAGAATATCTTTCGTTAAGTAATGAATCCGGTATAACTTTGTTTCTTACCGAACATTTAAGCAAGGATCAATTGATAAGACCATCGGGAATTCATCCGAATTTATCTGTGATAACTGCTGGACCAGTACCACCAAATCCTAATGAATTACTGGCTAAACCCGCACTTGATAAATTGATGATCGAGTTAAGAGAACAATATGACTATATTATAATTGATACAGCCCCAATTGGTGTAGTGTCGGATAGTTTCACACTGAATCGATTTGCAGATACAAGTCTTTATGTTGTAAGAGCTGACTTTACTCATAAAAGAAACATAGAAGAAGCCACAGATTTATACATAAATAAAAAGCTGAAAAATATGTATTTCGTATTGAATGGAGTCGACAATGACAGAGATTATCGTTATGGCTTAAGCCGAAAATACGAATACGGATATAAATCAGAGAA contains:
- a CDS encoding T9SS type A sorting domain-containing protein; this encodes MKRTYKQVVLITTLIFITHILSFGQGTRYTGPYTPSGPIVWNGVDNKIISGLSFTKLNQDNIQLWECSNITIKNCKFSKSAYKAITAENAKNLLIEDCVFDSVADGVLVNSHNGNPFNGGTCSGVKVTHNYFKNIIGGWPGHHAVQFAGVNGGGGNQVNYNSFESIHLQSHVDDIVSLFKSYGSVNDSIQIIGNWFRGGDYNAENHTGGAITVGDNGGAYVLVKNNILVNVVGGGIGNAGGSNIVFENNILFQDRATANPANQTAGLIMYNFDEGKIDCSSNTIRNNRVYYSTTNGNLLNIQANSNCGPIAGLETNISDPTLSASILPQNIAKAKGITTETEPVVVPTNTLYKIYPNPVFGKSIVITFENPGNEKISIYNLNGQMIVDQSISSNRTEINTSNLIAGIYLLKISKDNKTLEVRKIRVG
- a CDS encoding polysaccharide biosynthesis/export family protein produces the protein MCCKQTKIFVYLFFSLLFMYSCAPGKDIAYFQKVNPTSKKFGNTPTIPTGLYEAKIKPKDLLSITVVSSEPEASKMYNLIMPQVEKASTQAALSSQPVLQTYEVDNNGEIEFPVLGKIKVVGLTRHELESILHSKLSAAFTKESPIITIRFTNYSVNVLGEVQRPGKFETNNGRLTIFEGLALAGDLTIYGRRDNVKVLREKADGSKEYITINLNDKNVIYSPAYYLEQNDVVYVEPNKSRSRSSNYGAAESFGISSLSVLLTLTSLVFTVFSIKL
- a CDS encoding exopolysaccharide transport family protein, giving the protein MNKYSESEEEFEKPIDFVGIFFKYLSYWKWFVVSIALCLIVAIVKLKFTLPSYEVDTSILLKDDQKGGGQPELSAFKELGLYTQKNNVDNELEILKTSTLVEQVVRELDLYINYTERGTLQLAKTLGVDRKYPQIGKYDQQILYGSECPILLRLPATLLENITTGYEFEILVHPYGEYEFSGVYQDKEYKVKASISDNQVILPFGKIYISRGQFRPTEDMLIGVSIQSPSSKAAEMLAGLKLELTSKTTSVVAVTFTTSDVQLGKDFLKKYIEIYNRNDVDEQLAMANKTAQFIDERLMILSKQLGDVESQAENYKQVQGITDIQSQGNMFIQQTGSIDQKRLDIESQLAIVTDIDDYMHKKENKYQLLPASTGIQTAGLSELITNYNRLLTERNRLSRIASSSNQAMIDLTNQIESMFNTVQASVRNEKNNLQIILRDLLSKNQETAAHIRAIPRQERQYNEIKRQQGVKEGLFLYMLQKKEEKYMNMSIVEPIAKMIDNANSTGTPVSPRKSIILAIALFIGLIIPIVVIKIKDMLRFQIENKEELEELSIVPILGQIPRVDEKENVIIKENSTDSFTELVRLLRTNLLFVLDSPEKKVINIVSSVSGEGKTFVTINLAVSLALLDKKVLIIGLDIRKPKLAEYLSLSNESGITLFLTEHLSKDQLIRPSGIHPNLSVITAGPVPPNPNELLAKPALDKLMIELREQYDYIIIDTAPIGVVSDSFTLNRFADTSLYVVRADFTHKRNIEEATDLYINKKLKNMYFVLNGVDNDRDYRYGLSRKYEYGYKSEKK